One Stenotrophomonas sp. SAU14A_NAIMI4_5 DNA segment encodes these proteins:
- a CDS encoding TonB-dependent receptor, giving the protein MTTARSSLRPRLLALAVLLATASPALHAQSTTGAIAGLAPPSAQRIFVRSDTGLTREVTVDARGRYTIGQLPLGRYSVEARDADGKVLQTREGVALTVGTSTEVSFGEVTRLDGVQVSADRAAAAIDVSSVDSRTVITAEQLQRLPLGRSAEAIAQLAPGVVGNGGNGSYAGPTGAQLVSFGGSSAAENAYYINGFNSTDPLRGLGGLTLPYGSIDQQEIYTGGYSAKYGRSDGGVINAVGKRGTNDWHFGGQFTWEPASTRSDKDDVRYPGDGALYSPESKDREWVTTQSIYAGGPLIEDKLFFFGSYELERREGTDVKNVEATNSYSKYEYNRPRWYAKLDWNITDNHLLELTGASSRNVFRGDIFAYDYDTLTRGAQRGKEDTTKTGGDLWTAKYTGYLTDRLTVSAQYGEMKTDDYIGNPAYDGSLTYINSANLQNPALNGGTPITNAQTTSLLVDPARGNRSNNLRLDANYVLGDHSITVGIDNQNARALNRGSVASADGYYWIYGQSNPNVPINTGLGVPATGGIRNGQDGYYVRQYIYSALASVRASQRAQYIEDNWQVTDRLLLNLGLRLDQFTNYNRDGDAYIKQTSGQWAPRLGFSWDVGGDGRFKVFGNVGRYYLALPLNPAFNAAGATLATSTYYTYGGIDSNGYPTDLTQFSDAVSSNNNYGLLPDAKTVATSGIKPSFQDEFILGFTKALGQDWVYGAKATYRVLRSGVDDYCDIDAVLGKASSLGYNVTKDSNPVSCWLINPGRANTFNLVDTGGNYVSVPLTNAEMGFPKFKRNYYAVNLSLEHPFDGRWYGRADYTWSRSYGTTEGQLLSGIGQTAVSTTQAWDYAQLMEHTNGPQSNDHTHQFKLHGYYQLTPEWLVSANVRVISGTPFSALGSYGPNFEDPSGYGIAYHFYNGQPAPPGSQGRLPWLKQLDLGVSYRPAAAEGRLGFNLDVFNVFNSQVALWKSPYSELDPGQPDPLYGAATVRQAPRSLRVSVSYDY; this is encoded by the coding sequence ATGACGACTGCTCGTTCCTCACTGCGCCCGCGATTGCTGGCGTTGGCGGTGTTGCTTGCCACCGCGTCCCCCGCACTGCATGCCCAGTCCACCACCGGCGCCATCGCCGGCCTCGCGCCTCCTTCGGCGCAGCGCATCTTCGTCCGCAGCGACACCGGCCTCACCCGTGAGGTGACGGTGGACGCGCGTGGCCGCTACACCATCGGCCAGCTGCCGCTGGGCCGCTATTCCGTGGAAGCACGCGATGCCGACGGCAAGGTGCTGCAGACCCGTGAGGGCGTTGCGCTGACCGTGGGCACCAGCACCGAGGTCTCGTTCGGTGAGGTCACGCGCCTGGATGGCGTGCAGGTCAGCGCTGATCGCGCGGCGGCTGCGATCGACGTCAGCAGCGTGGATTCGCGCACGGTGATCACCGCCGAGCAGCTGCAGCGCCTGCCGCTGGGCCGCTCGGCCGAGGCCATCGCCCAGCTTGCACCGGGCGTGGTCGGCAACGGTGGCAACGGCAGCTATGCCGGCCCGACCGGCGCGCAGCTGGTCAGCTTCGGCGGTTCGTCGGCGGCCGAGAACGCGTACTACATCAACGGCTTCAACAGCACCGATCCGCTGCGTGGCCTGGGCGGCCTGACGCTGCCCTATGGCAGCATCGACCAGCAGGAAATCTACACCGGCGGCTACAGCGCCAAGTACGGCCGTTCCGATGGCGGCGTCATCAACGCCGTCGGCAAGCGCGGCACGAATGACTGGCACTTCGGTGGGCAGTTCACCTGGGAGCCGGCCTCCACGCGCTCGGACAAGGACGACGTGCGCTACCCGGGCGACGGCGCGCTGTACTCACCGGAGAGCAAGGACCGCGAGTGGGTGACCACACAGAGCATCTACGCCGGCGGCCCGCTGATCGAAGACAAGCTGTTCTTCTTCGGCTCCTACGAACTGGAGCGCCGCGAAGGCACCGACGTCAAGAACGTCGAGGCGACCAACTCCTACTCGAAGTATGAGTACAACCGTCCGCGCTGGTACGCCAAGCTGGACTGGAACATCACCGACAACCACCTGCTGGAGCTGACCGGCGCCTCCAGCCGCAACGTGTTCCGCGGCGACATCTTCGCCTACGACTACGACACGCTGACCCGTGGCGCGCAGCGCGGCAAGGAAGACACCACCAAGACCGGCGGCGACCTGTGGACGGCCAAGTACACCGGCTACCTGACCGACCGCCTCACCGTGAGCGCGCAGTACGGCGAGATGAAGACCGATGATTACATCGGCAATCCCGCCTATGACGGCAGCCTGACCTACATCAACAGCGCCAACCTGCAGAACCCGGCGCTCAACGGTGGCACGCCGATCACCAATGCGCAGACCACCTCGCTGCTGGTCGACCCCGCGCGCGGCAACCGCAGCAACAACCTGCGCCTGGATGCGAACTATGTGCTGGGAGACCACAGCATCACCGTGGGCATCGACAACCAGAACGCCCGCGCGCTCAACCGTGGCTCGGTGGCATCGGCCGATGGCTACTACTGGATCTACGGCCAGTCGAACCCGAACGTGCCGATCAATACCGGCCTGGGCGTGCCGGCCACCGGCGGCATCCGCAATGGCCAGGACGGCTACTACGTGCGCCAGTACATCTACAGTGCACTGGCGTCGGTGCGCGCATCGCAGCGGGCGCAGTACATCGAGGACAACTGGCAGGTGACCGACCGCCTGCTGCTGAACCTGGGCCTGCGCCTGGACCAGTTCACCAACTACAACCGTGATGGCGATGCCTACATCAAGCAGACCAGCGGGCAGTGGGCGCCGCGCTTGGGCTTCAGCTGGGATGTCGGCGGCGACGGCCGCTTCAAGGTGTTCGGCAACGTGGGCCGCTACTACCTGGCGCTGCCGCTGAACCCGGCGTTCAATGCGGCCGGTGCAACGCTGGCAACCTCGACGTACTACACGTACGGCGGCATCGACAGCAACGGCTACCCGACCGACCTCACCCAGTTCTCCGATGCGGTTTCGTCCAACAACAACTATGGTCTGCTGCCGGACGCGAAGACGGTGGCCACCTCCGGCATCAAGCCGTCGTTCCAGGATGAATTCATCCTCGGCTTCACCAAGGCACTGGGCCAGGACTGGGTGTACGGCGCGAAGGCGACGTACCGCGTGCTGCGCAGCGGCGTGGACGACTACTGCGATATCGATGCAGTACTCGGAAAGGCCAGCAGCCTCGGCTACAACGTGACCAAGGACAGCAATCCGGTCAGCTGCTGGCTGATCAACCCGGGCCGTGCGAACACCTTCAATCTGGTCGACACCGGCGGCAACTACGTGAGCGTGCCGCTGACCAATGCCGAGATGGGCTTCCCGAAGTTCAAGCGCAACTACTACGCGGTGAACCTGTCGCTGGAACATCCGTTCGACGGGCGCTGGTACGGCCGCGCGGACTACACGTGGTCGCGCAGCTACGGCACCACCGAAGGCCAGCTGCTGTCGGGCATCGGCCAGACCGCGGTGTCGACCACGCAGGCCTGGGATTACGCCCAGCTGATGGAGCACACCAACGGGCCGCAGAGCAACGACCACACCCACCAGTTCAAGCTGCACGGCTACTACCAGCTGACGCCGGAATGGCTGGTCTCGGCCAACGTGCGGGTGATCTCGGGCACGCCCTTCAGCGCACTGGGTTCGTATGGCCCGAACTTCGAAGATCCTTCCGGCTATGGCATCGCCTACCACTTCTACAACGGCCAGCCGGCGCCTCCGGGCAGCCAGGGGCGCCTGCCGTGGCTGAAGCAGCTGGACCTGGGCGTGTCCTACCGCCCGGCCGCGGCCGAGGGTCGACTGGGCTTCAACCTGGATGTCTTCAATGTGTTCAACAGCCAGGTCGCGCTGTGGAAGTCGCCGTACTCCGAGCTGGACCCGGGCCAGCCTGACCCGTTGTACGGCGCAGCGACCGTGCGCCAGGCACCGCGCTCGCTGCGGGTGAGCGTGAGTTACGACTACTGA
- a CDS encoding excinuclease ABC subunit UvrA, with the protein MSNTPFGESSCAAAASGCVEVRGAREHNLKNVDVSIPRNALVVFSGVSGSGKSSLAFGTVYAEAQRRYFESVAPYARRLIDQAGVPDVDAIDGLPPAVALQQQRGASNARSSVGSVTTLSSLVRMMYSRAGTYPAKQPMLYAEDFSPNTPQGACTTCHGLGHVYEVTEALMVPDPSLSIRERAIVSWPPAWHGQNLRDILVTLGYDIDVPWKKLPKKDRDWILFTEEAPSVPVYAGFTPAETRAALKRKLEPSYMGTYTGARRYVLHTFANTQSALMRKRVSRYMEGRLCPACEGKRLKPEALSVTFAGVDIGEFMRLPLDQLAELLDPIAAGDLSAHNPGTGTSRTATGRDRRQRAAAGRASHAAAPDVRRTSAMSEEKQLAAQRLAAGVMARVHQLRSLGLGYLSLDRATPTLSAGELQRLRLATQLSSLLFGVLYVLDEPSAGLHPADSKALYDALDRLRDGGNSVFVVEHDLELMRRAQWLVDVGPEAGEHGGRVLYSGEPEGLRQIADSRTARYLFDQVPAPASRQRSALSWLELQDIHRHNLKGVDAQVPLGLLTAVTGISGSGKSSLMAQALPELMLLHLGHEPVEDTAESTPTDGPTVIEATRGRLAGDVDAIQRVVQVDQKPIGRTPRSNLATYTGLFDHVRKLFAATPAARRRKFDAGRFSFNVAKGRCETCEGEGFVSVELLFMPSVYAPCPTCHGARYNEATLKVLWNERTIAEVLQMTVDEAHAFFSEEDAIARPLHLLKEIGLGYLRLGQPATELSGGEAQRIKLATELQRSQRGRSLYVLDEPTTGLHASDADRLMVQLQRLVAAGNTVVMIEHDMRAVAQADWVIDVGPGAGGAGGTIVAKGTPHQVARAKGSRTAPFLAQELSRSA; encoded by the coding sequence ATGTCCAACACTCCTTTTGGCGAATCGTCATGCGCTGCCGCTGCCAGCGGTTGCGTCGAGGTCCGCGGTGCGCGCGAGCACAACCTGAAGAATGTCGACGTCTCCATTCCGCGCAATGCACTGGTGGTGTTCTCTGGCGTCTCGGGTTCGGGCAAGTCATCGCTGGCCTTCGGCACCGTTTACGCCGAAGCGCAGCGACGCTACTTCGAGTCCGTCGCACCCTACGCGCGGCGGCTGATCGACCAGGCCGGCGTGCCCGATGTGGATGCGATCGACGGGCTGCCGCCAGCGGTGGCGCTGCAGCAGCAACGTGGTGCCAGCAACGCGCGGTCATCGGTGGGTAGTGTCACCACGCTGTCCAGCCTGGTGCGCATGATGTATTCGCGGGCCGGTACCTATCCAGCCAAACAGCCCATGCTGTACGCCGAGGACTTCTCGCCCAACACGCCGCAGGGCGCCTGCACCACCTGCCACGGCCTTGGCCACGTGTACGAGGTGACCGAGGCGCTGATGGTGCCCGATCCTTCCCTCAGCATCCGTGAGCGCGCCATCGTTTCCTGGCCACCGGCCTGGCACGGCCAGAATCTGCGCGACATCTTGGTCACGCTGGGCTACGACATCGATGTGCCGTGGAAGAAACTGCCGAAGAAGGACCGGGACTGGATCCTGTTCACCGAGGAAGCGCCGAGCGTACCGGTCTATGCCGGCTTCACCCCCGCCGAAACCCGTGCCGCGCTCAAGCGCAAGCTGGAGCCCAGCTACATGGGCACCTATACCGGCGCGCGCCGCTACGTGCTGCACACGTTTGCCAACACGCAGAGTGCGCTGATGCGCAAGCGTGTGTCCCGCTACATGGAAGGCAGGCTGTGCCCGGCCTGCGAAGGCAAGCGGCTCAAGCCCGAAGCCCTCTCGGTCACCTTCGCGGGCGTGGATATCGGCGAGTTCATGCGGTTGCCGCTGGATCAGCTGGCAGAGCTGCTGGATCCGATTGCGGCGGGGGATCTCAGCGCGCACAACCCGGGCACAGGCACCAGCCGCACCGCTACGGGCCGCGATCGCCGCCAACGGGCTGCCGCTGGCCGTGCAAGCCACGCGGCAGCACCGGATGTGCGGCGTACGTCGGCAATGTCCGAAGAAAAGCAGCTTGCGGCACAGCGACTGGCTGCAGGAGTCATGGCACGCGTGCACCAGCTGCGTAGCCTGGGCCTGGGCTATCTGTCTCTGGATCGCGCAACACCGACGCTGTCTGCCGGCGAACTGCAGCGCCTGCGATTGGCCACGCAGTTGAGCTCGCTGCTGTTCGGCGTGCTGTATGTGCTCGATGAGCCCTCGGCGGGCCTGCATCCTGCCGACAGCAAGGCGCTGTACGACGCACTGGACCGGCTGCGCGACGGCGGCAACTCGGTGTTCGTGGTCGAACACGATCTGGAACTGATGCGCCGCGCGCAGTGGCTGGTGGATGTTGGCCCCGAGGCGGGCGAGCACGGTGGACGCGTCCTCTACAGTGGCGAGCCTGAAGGCCTGCGCCAGATCGCGGACTCGCGCACGGCCCGCTATCTGTTCGACCAGGTACCCGCACCCGCCAGCCGGCAGCGCAGCGCGCTCAGCTGGCTGGAGCTGCAGGACATCCACCGGCACAACCTGAAGGGTGTGGACGCGCAGGTACCGCTGGGCCTGCTGACCGCGGTGACCGGCATTTCCGGCTCCGGCAAATCCAGCCTGATGGCGCAGGCCTTGCCGGAGCTGATGCTGCTGCACCTGGGCCATGAGCCGGTGGAGGACACCGCTGAAAGCACACCGACCGATGGCCCTACGGTGATTGAAGCAACGCGCGGCCGGCTGGCGGGCGATGTCGATGCCATCCAGCGGGTCGTGCAGGTGGACCAGAAGCCGATCGGCCGCACGCCGCGTTCCAACCTGGCCACCTACACCGGGCTGTTCGACCACGTGCGCAAGCTGTTTGCCGCGACGCCTGCAGCGCGCCGTCGAAAGTTCGACGCAGGCCGCTTCTCGTTCAATGTGGCCAAGGGCCGCTGCGAAACCTGTGAAGGCGAAGGCTTCGTCAGCGTCGAGCTTCTGTTCATGCCCAGCGTCTATGCGCCGTGCCCCACTTGCCACGGCGCGCGCTACAACGAGGCCACGCTGAAGGTGCTGTGGAACGAGCGCACCATCGCAGAGGTGCTGCAGATGACGGTGGACGAAGCGCATGCGTTCTTCAGCGAGGAAGATGCCATCGCGCGGCCGCTGCACTTGTTGAAGGAAATCGGTCTGGGCTATCTGCGGCTGGGCCAGCCGGCCACCGAGCTTTCAGGCGGTGAGGCGCAACGCATCAAGCTCGCCACCGAGCTGCAGCGCAGCCAGCGTGGGCGCAGCCTGTACGTGCTGGATGAGCCCACCACGGGCCTGCACGCATCCGATGCGGACCGGCTGATGGTGCAGCTGCAGCGCCTGGTGGCGGCGGGAAACACGGTGGTGATGATCGAGCACGACATGCGTGCGGTCGCGCAGGCCGACTGGGTGATCGACGTCGGGCCGGGCGCAGGTGGAGCGGGCGGCACCATCGTGGCAAAGGGAACACCGCATCAGGTCGCGCGTGCGAAAGGCAGCAGGACGGCGCCGTTCCTGGCGCAGGAGTTGTCGAGGAGCGCTTGA
- a CDS encoding DUF1852 domain-containing protein — MTADNFTFQITRIPFNEDYQPADGTRITTNFANLARGASRQENLRNTIGMINNRFNDLAHWDNPSADRYAVELDIISVEMHIDGDDGSDPFPLIEVLRPTIVDTHTGARTEGIVGNNFSSYVRDYDFSVVLPASNEGKATFGIPEGFGDLHGKLFKHFLESDAYRANFSKAPVICISVSSSKTYHRTENHHPILGVEYRQGEFSPTDQYFDKMGLQVRYFMPPGSVAPLAFYFQGDLLGDYSNLELIATISTMEAFQKIYRPEIYNANSVAGKVYQPSLKHQDYSSTRIVYDREERSQLAVKQGRFTEEHFIKPYGAVLEQWAAR, encoded by the coding sequence ATGACTGCCGACAACTTCACCTTCCAGATCACGCGCATCCCGTTCAACGAGGATTACCAGCCGGCCGACGGCACACGCATCACCACCAACTTCGCCAACCTGGCGCGCGGCGCCTCGCGCCAGGAAAACCTGCGCAACACGATCGGCATGATCAACAACCGCTTCAACGATCTGGCCCACTGGGACAACCCCAGCGCCGATCGCTACGCGGTCGAGCTGGACATCATCTCGGTGGAGATGCACATCGACGGCGATGACGGCAGCGATCCGTTCCCGCTGATCGAAGTGCTGCGCCCGACCATCGTCGACACGCACACCGGCGCGCGTACCGAAGGCATTGTCGGCAACAACTTCTCCTCCTACGTGCGCGACTACGACTTCAGCGTCGTGCTGCCGGCCAGCAACGAAGGCAAGGCGACGTTCGGCATCCCCGAAGGCTTCGGCGACCTGCACGGCAAGCTGTTCAAGCACTTCCTGGAATCGGATGCCTACCGCGCCAACTTCAGCAAGGCGCCGGTGATCTGCATCAGCGTGTCCAGCAGCAAGACCTACCACCGCACCGAGAACCATCACCCCATCCTGGGCGTGGAGTACCGCCAGGGCGAGTTCTCGCCCACCGACCAGTACTTCGACAAGATGGGCCTGCAGGTGCGCTACTTCATGCCGCCGGGCAGCGTCGCGCCGCTGGCGTTCTACTTCCAAGGCGACCTGCTGGGTGATTACTCGAACCTGGAACTGATCGCCACCATCAGCACCATGGAAGCGTTCCAGAAGATCTACCGCCCGGAGATCTACAACGCCAATTCGGTGGCCGGCAAGGTCTACCAGCCGAGCCTGAAGCACCAGGACTATTCGTCCACCCGCATCGTCTACGACCGCGAAGAGCGCAGCCAGCTGGCGGTCAAGCAGGGCAGGTTCACCGAAGAGCACTTCATCAAGCCCTATGGCGCCGTGCTTGAGCAGTGGGCTGCCCGCTGA
- a CDS encoding LysR family transcriptional regulator: protein MLERIHLSIVQQVELQGSLTAAAGVLNLTQSALSHSMKKLEQQLGTDVWLREGRSLRLTQAGQYLLAVANRVLPQLDLAEERLGQFAQGERGSLRIGMECHPCYQWLLKIVSPYLASWPDVDVDVKQKFQFGGIGALFGYEIDLLVTPDPLLKPGLTFVPVFDYEQVLVVAKNHPLAKVEYVKPRQLTQEVLISYPVPFERLDIYNQFLLPAGVTPRRHKAIETTDIMMQMVASGRGVAAMPRWLVEEYAARMDVVPVRLGAKGIPKQIYLGAREADTAIDYLQAFVELARGSSIAGAPRGAK, encoded by the coding sequence ATGCTGGAACGAATCCACCTGAGCATCGTGCAGCAGGTCGAACTGCAGGGTTCGCTGACCGCTGCCGCCGGCGTGCTCAACCTGACCCAGTCGGCGCTGAGCCACAGCATGAAGAAGCTGGAACAGCAGCTGGGCACCGACGTCTGGCTGCGCGAGGGCCGCAGCCTGCGGCTGACCCAGGCCGGCCAGTACCTGCTGGCGGTGGCCAACCGGGTGCTGCCGCAGCTGGACCTGGCCGAAGAGCGGCTGGGCCAGTTCGCCCAGGGCGAGCGCGGCTCGCTGCGCATCGGCATGGAGTGCCACCCCTGCTACCAGTGGCTGCTGAAGATCGTCTCGCCCTACTTGGCCTCGTGGCCGGATGTGGACGTGGACGTGAAGCAGAAATTCCAGTTCGGTGGCATCGGCGCCCTGTTCGGCTACGAGATCGACCTGCTGGTGACACCGGACCCACTGCTGAAGCCGGGCCTGACGTTCGTGCCCGTATTTGACTACGAGCAGGTGCTGGTGGTGGCCAAGAACCACCCGCTGGCCAAGGTGGAGTACGTGAAGCCGCGGCAGCTGACCCAGGAAGTGCTGATCAGCTACCCGGTGCCGTTCGAGCGCCTGGACATCTACAACCAGTTCCTGCTGCCGGCCGGGGTGACCCCGCGCCGCCACAAGGCCATCGAAACCACCGACATCATGATGCAGATGGTGGCCAGCGGCCGCGGCGTGGCCGCCATGCCGCGCTGGCTGGTGGAGGAGTACGCGGCCCGCATGGACGTGGTGCCGGTGCGGCTGGGGGCCAAGGGCATTCCCAAGCAGATCTACCTGGGCGCGCGCGAGGCCGACACCGCCATCGATTACCTGCAGGCCTTCGTTGAACTGGCGCGGGGCAGCTCGATCGCCGGCGCGCCGCGCGGGGCCAAGTGA
- the msuE gene encoding FMN reductase yields the protein MLSPHRPLRIVAVSGGLQRPSRAATLCEHLLDLIGEHIPSEPHLVELGELAPQLAGALWRSQLPAAAEQALATVEQADVLVVATPVYRGSYTGLFKHFFDFIHQDALVDTPTLLAATGGSERHALMIDHQLRPLFSFFQARTLPLGVYATDKDFADGRVHDEALLQRARLAVQRALPLLALSHRPAPVTAETADAL from the coding sequence ATGCTTTCTCCCCACCGCCCCCTCCGTATCGTCGCCGTCTCCGGCGGCCTGCAGCGCCCCTCGCGGGCTGCCACCCTGTGCGAGCACCTGCTGGACCTGATCGGCGAGCACATTCCCAGCGAACCGCACCTGGTCGAACTCGGCGAGCTGGCCCCGCAGCTGGCCGGTGCCCTGTGGCGCTCGCAGCTGCCTGCCGCCGCCGAACAGGCGCTGGCCACGGTCGAGCAGGCCGACGTGCTGGTGGTCGCCACCCCGGTCTACCGCGGTTCGTACACCGGCCTGTTCAAGCACTTCTTCGATTTCATCCACCAGGACGCCCTGGTCGACACCCCCACCCTGCTGGCCGCCACCGGCGGCAGCGAGCGCCACGCACTGATGATCGACCACCAGCTGCGGCCGCTCTTCAGCTTCTTCCAGGCACGCACCCTGCCGCTGGGCGTCTACGCCACCGACAAGGATTTCGCCGATGGCCGCGTGCATGACGAGGCCCTGCTGCAGCGCGCACGCCTGGCCGTGCAGCGGGCCCTGCCCCTGCTGGCGCTGTCCCATCGCCCCGCGCCCGTGACCGCTGAAACCGCCGACGCCCTCTAA
- a CDS encoding methionine synthase: protein MKKLLPTSTAGSLPKPSWLAEPEKLWSPWKLQDEALTEGKQDALRLSLQEQQHAGIDIVSDGEQTRQHFVTTFIEHLDGVDFDKRETVRIRNRYDASVPTVVGAVSRPKSVFVEDAKFLRRQTSQPIKWALPGPMTMIDTLYDAHYKSREKLAWEFAKILNEEAKELEAAGVDIIQFDEPAFNVFFDEVNDWGVATLERAIEGLKCETAVHICYGYGIKANTDWKQTLGSEWRQYEESFPKLQKSSIDLISLECHNSHVPIDLIELVRGKKVMVGAIDVASSKVETPEEVANTLRKALQFVDADKLYPCTNCGMAPLSREVARGKLRALSAGAQIVREELAGR, encoded by the coding sequence ATGAAGAAACTACTGCCCACCTCCACCGCCGGCAGCCTGCCCAAACCTTCCTGGCTGGCCGAGCCCGAGAAGCTCTGGTCGCCCTGGAAACTGCAGGATGAGGCACTGACCGAAGGCAAGCAGGATGCGCTGCGCCTGTCCCTGCAGGAACAGCAGCACGCCGGCATCGACATCGTCAGCGACGGCGAGCAGACGCGGCAGCATTTCGTCACCACCTTCATCGAACACCTCGACGGCGTCGACTTCGACAAGCGCGAGACCGTGCGCATCCGCAACCGCTACGACGCCAGCGTGCCGACCGTGGTCGGTGCAGTCAGTCGCCCGAAGTCGGTGTTCGTCGAGGATGCGAAGTTCCTGCGCCGGCAGACCTCGCAGCCGATCAAGTGGGCCCTGCCCGGCCCGATGACCATGATCGACACGCTGTACGACGCGCACTACAAGAGCCGCGAGAAGCTGGCCTGGGAATTCGCGAAGATCCTCAACGAGGAAGCGAAGGAACTGGAAGCGGCCGGCGTCGACATCATCCAGTTCGACGAACCTGCCTTCAACGTGTTCTTCGACGAGGTGAACGACTGGGGCGTGGCCACCCTCGAACGCGCGATCGAAGGGCTGAAGTGCGAGACCGCCGTGCACATCTGCTACGGCTACGGCATCAAGGCCAACACCGACTGGAAGCAGACGCTGGGTTCGGAATGGCGCCAGTACGAAGAGTCGTTCCCGAAGCTGCAGAAATCCAGCATCGACCTGATCTCGCTGGAGTGCCACAACTCGCACGTGCCCATCGACCTGATCGAGCTGGTGCGCGGTAAGAAGGTGATGGTCGGTGCCATCGATGTGGCCTCCAGCAAGGTGGAGACGCCGGAAGAGGTGGCCAACACCCTGCGCAAGGCGCTGCAGTTCGTCGATGCCGACAAGCTCTACCCGTGCACGAACTGCGGCATGGCGCCGCTGTCGCGTGAGGTAGCGCGCGGCAAACTGCGTGCGCTGAGTGCAGGCGCGCAGATCGTGCGCGAGGAACTGGCCGGGCGTTGA
- a CDS encoding methylenetetrahydrofolate reductase, producing MPAGTVQGARAFIDACSLEVSAKAMPALRAEAGRIAPGTTISIPYLASEDDEARLAAARIVRELGLQPMLHLSARRIGSQAALEHFIARAVGEAGVEQCLLIAGDLATPAGPFADSAAIIETGLLERAGIKVVAVGGHPEGHPVMDAAGRWKALERKCQAIEARGMAPKIITQFAFDADLVLAWLDGLRARGIGHPVLVGVPGPASVTRLLRYAAMCGVGASASMLARYGISIGRLLGTAGPDVFVDRLVAGLTEAHGQVSPHLFPFGGIAPSLDWVAQYRRRAGSQQR from the coding sequence ATGCCTGCAGGAACCGTGCAGGGCGCACGCGCCTTCATCGATGCCTGTTCGCTGGAAGTCAGTGCGAAAGCCATGCCCGCGCTGCGCGCCGAGGCAGGCCGCATCGCCCCGGGAACCACGATCTCGATTCCCTATCTCGCCAGCGAAGACGACGAGGCGCGGCTGGCCGCGGCACGCATCGTGCGCGAACTGGGGCTGCAGCCGATGCTGCACCTGTCCGCGCGGCGCATCGGTTCGCAGGCGGCGCTGGAGCACTTCATCGCCCGTGCGGTGGGCGAGGCCGGTGTCGAGCAGTGCCTGCTGATCGCCGGTGACCTGGCCACGCCCGCCGGTCCGTTTGCAGACAGCGCGGCAATCATCGAAACCGGCCTGCTGGAACGCGCCGGCATCAAGGTCGTTGCCGTGGGCGGGCACCCCGAGGGCCATCCGGTGATGGACGCTGCCGGGCGCTGGAAGGCACTGGAACGCAAATGCCAGGCCATCGAAGCGCGTGGCATGGCGCCGAAGATCATCACCCAGTTCGCCTTCGATGCCGACCTCGTGCTGGCCTGGCTGGATGGGCTGCGTGCGCGCGGCATCGGCCACCCGGTGCTGGTGGGGGTGCCCGGGCCGGCCAGCGTCACCCGCCTGCTGCGCTATGCGGCGATGTGTGGGGTGGGTGCCAGCGCCTCGATGCTGGCGCGGTACGGCATCTCGATCGGCCGCCTGCTGGGCACCGCCGGGCCGGATGTGTTCGTGGATCGCCTGGTGGCCGGGCTGACCGAAGCGCACGGCCAGGTCAGTCCGCACCTGTTCCCGTTCGGTGGCATCGCGCCGTCGCTGGACTGGGTGGCGCAGTACCGGCGGCGCGCGGGTTCGCAGCAGCGCTGA
- a CDS encoding L,D-transpeptidase yields the protein MTLALALAGTGVASAKGAKDAATQPTAAVDELPEGQEVSETVIELAGWVVASKDSEGYPFAIMDKAAAQVLIFGSDGKLRGAAPALFGSAKGDHSAPNVAKVALSAIPGHDRTTPAGRFIGGYGPSDDAGRVLWVDYDSAVSMHPLPPGTPKEKRAERLATPTPDDNRVTHGCINVSPNFYEQVVESTFQKGGVFYVLPDKDSLEKTFPAFAQSRAEHIDEKGSRSASK from the coding sequence CTGACCCTTGCGCTGGCACTGGCCGGTACCGGCGTGGCCAGCGCCAAGGGCGCCAAGGATGCCGCTACGCAACCCACCGCTGCCGTCGATGAACTGCCGGAAGGACAGGAAGTGTCCGAGACGGTGATCGAACTCGCAGGCTGGGTGGTCGCCAGCAAGGACAGCGAAGGCTATCCGTTCGCGATCATGGACAAGGCCGCCGCACAGGTGCTGATCTTCGGCAGTGACGGCAAGCTGCGTGGCGCGGCACCGGCGCTGTTTGGTTCGGCCAAGGGCGATCATTCCGCACCGAACGTTGCCAAGGTCGCGCTGAGCGCGATTCCCGGCCACGACCGCACGACCCCCGCCGGCCGCTTCATTGGTGGCTACGGCCCCTCCGACGACGCCGGCCGCGTGTTGTGGGTGGACTACGATTCGGCAGTCTCGATGCACCCGCTGCCGCCGGGCACGCCGAAGGAAAAGCGCGCCGAGCGTCTTGCAACCCCGACCCCGGATGACAACCGCGTCACCCACGGTTGCATCAACGTGAGCCCCAATTTCTACGAGCAGGTCGTCGAGTCCACGTTCCAGAAGGGCGGCGTGTTCTACGTGCTGCCGGACAAGGATTCGCTGGAGAAGACTTTCCCCGCGTTCGCGCAGAGCCGTGCCGAACACATCGACGAGAAGGGTTCGCGCTCGGCAAGCAAGTAA